One part of the Muntiacus reevesi chromosome 20, mMunRee1.1, whole genome shotgun sequence genome encodes these proteins:
- the BAG6 gene encoding large proline-rich protein BAG6 isoform X4: MEPNDSTSTTMEEPDSLEVLVKTLDSQTRTFIVGAQMNVKEFKEHIAASVSIPSEKQRLIYQGRVLQDDKKLQEYNVGGKVIHLVERAPPQTQLPSGASSGTGSTSATHGGGPPSGTRGPGASVHDRNANSYVMVGTFNLPSDGSAVDVHINMEQAPIQSEPRVRLVMAQHMIRDIQTLLSRMECRGGAQAQHSQPPLQTPTVAPEPVALTSQTSEPVESEVPPREPMEAEEVEERAPTQSPELTPSGPAPAGPASAPETNAPNHPSPAEYVEVLQELQRLESRLQPFLQRYYEVLGAAATTDYNNNQEGREEDQRLINLVGESLRLLGNTFVALSDLRCNLACAPPRHLHVVRPMSHYTTPMVLQQAAIPIQINVGTTVTMTGNGTRPPPTPSAEAPPAGAGQASSLAPSSTTAESSNEGASPPGPAPPPTTSHPRVIRISHQSVEPVVMMHMNIQDSGTQPGGVPSAPTGPLGPPGHGQTLGSTLIQLPSLPPEFMHAVAHQITHEAMVAAVASAAAGQQVPGFPTAPTRLVIARPTPPQARPSHPGGPPVSGALPGAGLGTNASLAQMVSGLVGQLLMQPVLVAQGTPGMAPPPAPATASASSGTTNTATTAGPAPGGPAQPPPPQASASDLQFSQLLGNLLGPAGPGTGGPGVASPTITVAMPGVPAFLQGMTDFLQATQTAAPPPPPPPPPPPPPAPEQQTAPPPGSPSGGSGSPGSVGPESLPLEFFTSVVQGVLSSLLGSLGARAGSSESIAAFIQRLSGSSNIFEPGADGALGFFGALLSLLCQNFSMVDVVMLLHGHFQPLQRLQPQLRSFFHQHYLGGQEPTPGNIRTATHALITGLEEYVRESFSLVQVQPGVDIIRTNLEFLQEQFNSIAAHVMHCTDSGFGARLLELCNQGLFECLALNLHCLGGQQMELAAVINGRIRRMSRGVNPSLVSWLTTMMGLRLQVVLEHMPVGPDAILRYVRRVGDPPQTLPEEPMEVQGSERTSPEPQRENASPAPGTTAEEAMSRGPPPAPEGGSRDEQDGASTETEPWAAAVPPEWVPIIQQDIQSQRKVKPQPPLSDAYLSGMPAKRRKLRADIQKRLQEDPNYSPQRFPNAQRAFADDP; the protein is encoded by the exons ATGAATGTAAAGGAGTTTAAGGAGCATATTGCTGCTTCTGTTAGCATCCCATCTGAGAAACAACGGCTTATCTACCAGGGACGAGTTCTGCAGGATGATAAGAAGCTTCAAGAATACa ATGTTGGGGGAAAGGTTATTCACCTTGTGGAACGGGCTCCTCCTCAGACTCAGCTCCCTTCTGGAGCGTCTTCTGGAACAGGGTCCACCTCAGCCACCCATGGTGGGGGACCCCCATCTGGTACTCGGGGGCCTGGGGCCTCTGTCCATGACCGGAATGCCAACAGCTATGTCATGGTTGGAACCTTCAATCTTCCC AGTGACGGCTCTGCTGTGGATGTTCACATCAACATGGAACAGGCCCCGATTCAG AGTGAGCCCCGAGTGCGGCTGGTGATGGCTCAGCATATGATCAGGGATATACAGACCTTACTCTCCCGGATGGAG TGCCGAGGCGGGGCCCAAGCCCAGCACAGCCAGCCGCCTCTCCAGACGCCGACGGTGGCCCCAGAGCCGGTGGCCTTGACTTCCCAAACATCAGAACCGGTTGAAAGTGAAGTGCCTCCTCGGGAGCCCATGGAGGCGGAAGAAGTGGAGGAGCGTGCCCCTACCCAGAGCCCGGAGCTCACCCCTTCAGGCCCAGCCCCAGCGGGCCCAGCATCTGCCCCAGAGACAAATGCACCCAA CCACCCTTCGCCTGCGGAGTACGTCGAGGTGCTTCAGGAGCTGCAGCGGCTTGAGAGCCGCCTCCAGCCCTTCCTGCAGCGCTACTATGAGGTTTTGGGCGCTGCTGCCACCACGGACTACAACAACAAT CAAGAGGGCCGTGAGGAGGACCAGCGCTTGATCAACTTGGTGGGGGAGAGCCTGCGGCTGCTGGGCAACACCTTCGTGGCGCTGTCTGACCTGCGTTGCAATCTGGCCTGTGCGCCCCCTCGTCATCTGCACGTGGTCCGGCCCATGTCTCACTACACCACCCCCATGGTGCTCCAGCAGGCGGCCATCCCCATCCAG ATCAATGTGGGGACCACTGTGACCATGACAGGGAATGGGACACGGCCCCCCCCGACTCCAAGTGCGGAGGCACCTCCCGCTGGTGCTGGGCAGGCCTCGTCCCTGGCCCCCTCTTCTACCACCGCTGAGTCTTCAAATGAGGGGGCTTCCCCGCCAGGGCCGGCTCCCCCACCGACCACCAGCCACCCGAGGGTCATCCGGATTTCCCACCAGAGCGTGGAACCCGTGGTCATGATGCACATGAACATCCAAG ATTCTGGCACACAGCCTGGTGGAGTTCCGAGTGCTCCCACTGGCCCCCTAGGACCCCCTGGTCATGGCCAGACCCTGG GCTCCACCCTCATCCagctgccctccctgccccctgagTTCATGCACGCCGTCGCCCACCAGATCACTCATGAGGCCATGGTGGCGGCTGTTGCCTCCGCGGCCGCAG GACAGCAGGTGCCAGGCTTCCCAACAGCTCCCACCCGGCTGGTGATTGCCCGGCCCACCCCTCCACAGGCTCGGCCTTCCCATCCTGGGGGGCCCCCGGTCTCGGGGGCTCTG CCGGGCGCTGGTTTGGGTACCAACGCCTCTTTAGCCCAGATGGTGAGCGGCCTCGTGGGGCAGCTTCTTATGCAGCCTGTCCTTGTGG CTCAGGGGACCCCAGGAATGGCTCCACCTCCAGCCCCTGCCACTGCGTCAGCCAGTTCCGGTACCACCAACACGGCTACCACAGCTGGCCCTGCCCCCGGGGGGCCTGCCCAGCCTCCGCCCCCTCAAGCCTCCGCCTCTGATCTTCAGTTCTCTCAGCTCCTGGGGAACCTGCTGGGGCCTGCTGGGCCGGGAACTGGAGGGCCTGGTGTGGCTTCTCCCACCATTACTGTGGCGATGCCTGGTGTGCCcgcctttctccagggcatgacAGACTTTTTGCAG GCAACACAAACAGctgctccccctcctcctccgcctccacccccaccaccccctccgGCCCCAGAGCAGCAGACAGCGCCCCCACCGGGGTCCCCTTCTGGTGGCAGCGGGAGTCCTGGCAGCGTGGGTCCTGAGAGCCTGCCATTGGAGTTCTTCACCTCAGTGGTGCAGGGTGTGCTGAGCTCACTGCTGGGCTCCCTGGGGGCGCGGGCTGGCAGCAGTGAGAGCATCGCTGCTTTCATACAGCGCCTCAGTGGGTCCAGCAACATCTTTGAGCCCGGGGCCGATGGGGCTCTCG gattcttcGGGGCCCTGCTCTCTCTTCTGTGCCAGAACTTTTCCATGGTGGATGTGGTGATGCTGCTCCACGGGCATTTCCAGCCCCTGCAGCGACTCCAGCCCCAGCTGCGGTCTTTCTTCCACCAGCACTACCTGGGTGGCCAGGAGCCCACACCTGGTAACATCCGG ACGGCAACCCACGCATTGATCACGGGGCTTGAAGAATATGTGCGGGAGAGTTTT TCTTTGGTGCAAGTTCAGCCAGGTGTGGACATCATCCGAACAAACCTGGAATTTCTCCAAGAGCAATTTAATAGCATTGCTGCTCATGTGATGCACTGCACAG ACAGTGGATTTGGGGCCCGATTGCTGGAGCTGTGTAACCAGGGCCTGTTTGAATGCTTGGCCCTGAACCTGCACTGCTTGGGGGGACAGCAGATGGAGCTTGCTGCTGTCATCAATGGCCGAATT CGTCGCATGTCTCGTGGAGTGAATCCATCCTTGGTGAGCTGGCTGACCACTATGATGGGACTGAGACTGCAGGTGGTACTGGAACACATGCCTGTAGGCCCTGATGCCATTCTCAGATATGTTCGCCGGGTTGGGGATCCCCCTCAG ACACTTCCTGAGGAGCCAATGGAAGTTCAGGGATCAGAGAGAACTTCCCCTGAGCCTCAG CGGGAGAATGCTTCCCCGGCCCCTGGAACAACAGCAGAAGAGGCCATGTCCCGAGGCCCACCTCCTGCTCCTGAGGGGGGCTCCCGAGACGAACAAGATGGCGCGTCCACTGAGACAGAACCTTGGGCAGCTGCAGTCCCCCCA GAATGGGTCCCTATTATCCAGCAGGACATTCAGAGCCAGCGCAAGGTGAAACCGCAGCCCCCCCTGAGCGATGCCTACCTCAGTGGTATGCCCGCCAAGAGACGCAAG CTCCGGGCTGACATACAAAAGCGACTGCAGGAAGACCCCAACTACAGCCCCCAGCGCTTCCCGAATGCCCAGAGGGCCTTTGCTGACGATCCCTAG
- the BAG6 gene encoding large proline-rich protein BAG6 isoform X7, with amino-acid sequence MEPNDSTSTTMEEPDSLEVLVKTLDSQTRTFIVGAQMNVKEFKEHIAASVSIPSEKQRLIYQGRVLQDDKKLQEYNVGGKVIHLVERAPPQTQLPSGASSGTGSTSATHGGGPPSGTRGPGASVHDRNANSYVMVGTFNLPSDGSAVDVHINMEQAPIQSEPRVRLVMAQHMIRDIQTLLSRMECRGGAQAQHSQPPLQTPTVAPEPVALTSQTSEPVESEVPPREPMEAEEVEERAPTQSPELTPSGPAPAGPASAPETNAPNHPSPAEYVEVLQELQRLESRLQPFLQRYYEVLGAAATTDYNNNQEGREEDQRLINLVGESLRLLGNTFVALSDLRCNLACAPPRHLHVVRPMSHYTTPMVLQQAAIPIQINVGTTVTMTGNGTRPPPTPSAEAPPAGAGQASSLAPSSTTAESSNEGASPPGPAPPPTTSHPRVIRISHQSVEPVVMMHMNIQDSGTQPGGVPSAPTGPLGPPGHGQTLGQQVPGFPTAPTRLVIARPTPPQARPSHPGGPPVSGALPGAGLGTNASLAQMVSGLVGQLLMQPVLVAQGTPGMAPPPAPATASASSGTTNTATTAGPAPGGPAQPPPPQASASDLQFSQLLGNLLGPAGPGTGGPGVASPTITVAMPGVPAFLQGMTDFLQATQTAAPPPPPPPPPPPPPAPEQQTAPPPGSPSGGSGSPGSVGPESLPLEFFTSVVQGVLSSLLGSLGARAGSSESIAAFIQRLSGSSNIFEPGADGALGFFGALLSLLCQNFSMVDVVMLLHGHFQPLQRLQPQLRSFFHQHYLGGQEPTPGNIRTATHALITGLEEYVRESFSLVQVQPGVDIIRTNLEFLQEQFNSIAAHVMHCTDSGFGARLLELCNQGLFECLALNLHCLGGQQMELAAVINGRIRRMSRGVNPSLVSWLTTMMGLRLQVVLEHMPVGPDAILRYVRRVGDPPQTLPEEPMEVQGSERTSPEPQRENASPAPGTTAEEAMSRGPPPAPEGGSRDEQDGASTETEPWAAAVPPEWVPIIQQDIQSQRKVKPQPPLSDAYLSGMPAKRRKLRADIQKRLQEDPNYSPQRFPNAQRAFADDP; translated from the exons ATGAATGTAAAGGAGTTTAAGGAGCATATTGCTGCTTCTGTTAGCATCCCATCTGAGAAACAACGGCTTATCTACCAGGGACGAGTTCTGCAGGATGATAAGAAGCTTCAAGAATACa ATGTTGGGGGAAAGGTTATTCACCTTGTGGAACGGGCTCCTCCTCAGACTCAGCTCCCTTCTGGAGCGTCTTCTGGAACAGGGTCCACCTCAGCCACCCATGGTGGGGGACCCCCATCTGGTACTCGGGGGCCTGGGGCCTCTGTCCATGACCGGAATGCCAACAGCTATGTCATGGTTGGAACCTTCAATCTTCCC AGTGACGGCTCTGCTGTGGATGTTCACATCAACATGGAACAGGCCCCGATTCAG AGTGAGCCCCGAGTGCGGCTGGTGATGGCTCAGCATATGATCAGGGATATACAGACCTTACTCTCCCGGATGGAG TGCCGAGGCGGGGCCCAAGCCCAGCACAGCCAGCCGCCTCTCCAGACGCCGACGGTGGCCCCAGAGCCGGTGGCCTTGACTTCCCAAACATCAGAACCGGTTGAAAGTGAAGTGCCTCCTCGGGAGCCCATGGAGGCGGAAGAAGTGGAGGAGCGTGCCCCTACCCAGAGCCCGGAGCTCACCCCTTCAGGCCCAGCCCCAGCGGGCCCAGCATCTGCCCCAGAGACAAATGCACCCAA CCACCCTTCGCCTGCGGAGTACGTCGAGGTGCTTCAGGAGCTGCAGCGGCTTGAGAGCCGCCTCCAGCCCTTCCTGCAGCGCTACTATGAGGTTTTGGGCGCTGCTGCCACCACGGACTACAACAACAAT CAAGAGGGCCGTGAGGAGGACCAGCGCTTGATCAACTTGGTGGGGGAGAGCCTGCGGCTGCTGGGCAACACCTTCGTGGCGCTGTCTGACCTGCGTTGCAATCTGGCCTGTGCGCCCCCTCGTCATCTGCACGTGGTCCGGCCCATGTCTCACTACACCACCCCCATGGTGCTCCAGCAGGCGGCCATCCCCATCCAG ATCAATGTGGGGACCACTGTGACCATGACAGGGAATGGGACACGGCCCCCCCCGACTCCAAGTGCGGAGGCACCTCCCGCTGGTGCTGGGCAGGCCTCGTCCCTGGCCCCCTCTTCTACCACCGCTGAGTCTTCAAATGAGGGGGCTTCCCCGCCAGGGCCGGCTCCCCCACCGACCACCAGCCACCCGAGGGTCATCCGGATTTCCCACCAGAGCGTGGAACCCGTGGTCATGATGCACATGAACATCCAAG ATTCTGGCACACAGCCTGGTGGAGTTCCGAGTGCTCCCACTGGCCCCCTAGGACCCCCTGGTCATGGCCAGACCCTGG GACAGCAGGTGCCAGGCTTCCCAACAGCTCCCACCCGGCTGGTGATTGCCCGGCCCACCCCTCCACAGGCTCGGCCTTCCCATCCTGGGGGGCCCCCGGTCTCGGGGGCTCTG CCGGGCGCTGGTTTGGGTACCAACGCCTCTTTAGCCCAGATGGTGAGCGGCCTCGTGGGGCAGCTTCTTATGCAGCCTGTCCTTGTGG CTCAGGGGACCCCAGGAATGGCTCCACCTCCAGCCCCTGCCACTGCGTCAGCCAGTTCCGGTACCACCAACACGGCTACCACAGCTGGCCCTGCCCCCGGGGGGCCTGCCCAGCCTCCGCCCCCTCAAGCCTCCGCCTCTGATCTTCAGTTCTCTCAGCTCCTGGGGAACCTGCTGGGGCCTGCTGGGCCGGGAACTGGAGGGCCTGGTGTGGCTTCTCCCACCATTACTGTGGCGATGCCTGGTGTGCCcgcctttctccagggcatgacAGACTTTTTGCAG GCAACACAAACAGctgctccccctcctcctccgcctccacccccaccaccccctccgGCCCCAGAGCAGCAGACAGCGCCCCCACCGGGGTCCCCTTCTGGTGGCAGCGGGAGTCCTGGCAGCGTGGGTCCTGAGAGCCTGCCATTGGAGTTCTTCACCTCAGTGGTGCAGGGTGTGCTGAGCTCACTGCTGGGCTCCCTGGGGGCGCGGGCTGGCAGCAGTGAGAGCATCGCTGCTTTCATACAGCGCCTCAGTGGGTCCAGCAACATCTTTGAGCCCGGGGCCGATGGGGCTCTCG gattcttcGGGGCCCTGCTCTCTCTTCTGTGCCAGAACTTTTCCATGGTGGATGTGGTGATGCTGCTCCACGGGCATTTCCAGCCCCTGCAGCGACTCCAGCCCCAGCTGCGGTCTTTCTTCCACCAGCACTACCTGGGTGGCCAGGAGCCCACACCTGGTAACATCCGG ACGGCAACCCACGCATTGATCACGGGGCTTGAAGAATATGTGCGGGAGAGTTTT TCTTTGGTGCAAGTTCAGCCAGGTGTGGACATCATCCGAACAAACCTGGAATTTCTCCAAGAGCAATTTAATAGCATTGCTGCTCATGTGATGCACTGCACAG ACAGTGGATTTGGGGCCCGATTGCTGGAGCTGTGTAACCAGGGCCTGTTTGAATGCTTGGCCCTGAACCTGCACTGCTTGGGGGGACAGCAGATGGAGCTTGCTGCTGTCATCAATGGCCGAATT CGTCGCATGTCTCGTGGAGTGAATCCATCCTTGGTGAGCTGGCTGACCACTATGATGGGACTGAGACTGCAGGTGGTACTGGAACACATGCCTGTAGGCCCTGATGCCATTCTCAGATATGTTCGCCGGGTTGGGGATCCCCCTCAG ACACTTCCTGAGGAGCCAATGGAAGTTCAGGGATCAGAGAGAACTTCCCCTGAGCCTCAG CGGGAGAATGCTTCCCCGGCCCCTGGAACAACAGCAGAAGAGGCCATGTCCCGAGGCCCACCTCCTGCTCCTGAGGGGGGCTCCCGAGACGAACAAGATGGCGCGTCCACTGAGACAGAACCTTGGGCAGCTGCAGTCCCCCCA GAATGGGTCCCTATTATCCAGCAGGACATTCAGAGCCAGCGCAAGGTGAAACCGCAGCCCCCCCTGAGCGATGCCTACCTCAGTGGTATGCCCGCCAAGAGACGCAAG CTCCGGGCTGACATACAAAAGCGACTGCAGGAAGACCCCAACTACAGCCCCCAGCGCTTCCCGAATGCCCAGAGGGCCTTTGCTGACGATCCCTAG
- the BAG6 gene encoding large proline-rich protein BAG6 isoform X1 has product MEPNDSTSTTMEEPDSLEVLVKTLDSQTRTFIVGAQMNVKEFKEHIAASVSIPSEKQRLIYQGRVLQDDKKLQEYNVGGKVIHLVERAPPQTQLPSGASSGTGSTSATHGGGPPSGTRGPGASVHDRNANSYVMVGTFNLPSDGSAVDVHINMEQAPIQSEPRVRLVMAQHMIRDIQTLLSRMECRGGAQAQHSQPPLQTPTVAPEPVALTSQTSEPVESEVPPREPMEAEEVEERAPTQSPELTPSGPAPAGPASAPETNAPNHPSPAEYVEVLQELQRLESRLQPFLQRYYEVLGAAATTDYNNNQEGREEDQRLINLVGESLRLLGNTFVALSDLRCNLACAPPRHLHVVRPMSHYTTPMVLQQAAIPIQINVGTTVTMTGNGTRPPPTPSAEAPPAGAGQASSLAPSSTTAESSNEGASPPGPAPPPTTSHPRVIRISHQSVEPVVMMHMNIQDSGTQPGGVPSAPTGPLGPPGHGQTLGSTLIQLPSLPPEFMHAVAHQITHEAMVAAVASAAAGQQVPGFPTAPTRLVIARPTPPQARPSHPGGPPVSGALPGAGLGTNASLAQMVSGLVGQLLMQPVLVAQGTPGMAPPPAPATASASSGTTNTATTAGPAPGGPAQPPPPQASASDLQFSQLLGNLLGPAGPGTGGPGVASPTITVAMPGVPAFLQGMTDFLQATQTAAPPPPPPPPPPPPPAPEQQTAPPPGSPSGGSGSPGSVGPESLPLEFFTSVVQGVLSSLLGSLGARAGSSESIAAFIQRLSGSSNIFEPGADGALGFFGALLSLLCQNFSMVDVVMLLHGHFQPLQRLQPQLRSFFHQHYLGGQEPTPGNIRTATHALITGLEEYVRESFSLVQVQPGVDIIRTNLEFLQEQFNSIAAHVMHCTDSGFGARLLELCNQGLFECLALNLHCLGGQQMELAAVINGRIRRMSRGVNPSLVSWLTTMMGLRLQVVLEHMPVGPDAILRYVRRVGDPPQTLPEEPMEVQGSERTSPEPQRENASPAPGTTAEEAMSRGPPPAPEGGSRDEQDGASTETEPWAAAVPPEWVPIIQQDIQSQRKVKPQPPLSDAYLSGMPAKRRKTMQGEGPQLLLSEAVSRAAKAAGARPLTSPESLSRDLEAPEVQESYRQQLRADIQKRLQEDPNYSPQRFPNAQRAFADDP; this is encoded by the exons ATGAATGTAAAGGAGTTTAAGGAGCATATTGCTGCTTCTGTTAGCATCCCATCTGAGAAACAACGGCTTATCTACCAGGGACGAGTTCTGCAGGATGATAAGAAGCTTCAAGAATACa ATGTTGGGGGAAAGGTTATTCACCTTGTGGAACGGGCTCCTCCTCAGACTCAGCTCCCTTCTGGAGCGTCTTCTGGAACAGGGTCCACCTCAGCCACCCATGGTGGGGGACCCCCATCTGGTACTCGGGGGCCTGGGGCCTCTGTCCATGACCGGAATGCCAACAGCTATGTCATGGTTGGAACCTTCAATCTTCCC AGTGACGGCTCTGCTGTGGATGTTCACATCAACATGGAACAGGCCCCGATTCAG AGTGAGCCCCGAGTGCGGCTGGTGATGGCTCAGCATATGATCAGGGATATACAGACCTTACTCTCCCGGATGGAG TGCCGAGGCGGGGCCCAAGCCCAGCACAGCCAGCCGCCTCTCCAGACGCCGACGGTGGCCCCAGAGCCGGTGGCCTTGACTTCCCAAACATCAGAACCGGTTGAAAGTGAAGTGCCTCCTCGGGAGCCCATGGAGGCGGAAGAAGTGGAGGAGCGTGCCCCTACCCAGAGCCCGGAGCTCACCCCTTCAGGCCCAGCCCCAGCGGGCCCAGCATCTGCCCCAGAGACAAATGCACCCAA CCACCCTTCGCCTGCGGAGTACGTCGAGGTGCTTCAGGAGCTGCAGCGGCTTGAGAGCCGCCTCCAGCCCTTCCTGCAGCGCTACTATGAGGTTTTGGGCGCTGCTGCCACCACGGACTACAACAACAAT CAAGAGGGCCGTGAGGAGGACCAGCGCTTGATCAACTTGGTGGGGGAGAGCCTGCGGCTGCTGGGCAACACCTTCGTGGCGCTGTCTGACCTGCGTTGCAATCTGGCCTGTGCGCCCCCTCGTCATCTGCACGTGGTCCGGCCCATGTCTCACTACACCACCCCCATGGTGCTCCAGCAGGCGGCCATCCCCATCCAG ATCAATGTGGGGACCACTGTGACCATGACAGGGAATGGGACACGGCCCCCCCCGACTCCAAGTGCGGAGGCACCTCCCGCTGGTGCTGGGCAGGCCTCGTCCCTGGCCCCCTCTTCTACCACCGCTGAGTCTTCAAATGAGGGGGCTTCCCCGCCAGGGCCGGCTCCCCCACCGACCACCAGCCACCCGAGGGTCATCCGGATTTCCCACCAGAGCGTGGAACCCGTGGTCATGATGCACATGAACATCCAAG ATTCTGGCACACAGCCTGGTGGAGTTCCGAGTGCTCCCACTGGCCCCCTAGGACCCCCTGGTCATGGCCAGACCCTGG GCTCCACCCTCATCCagctgccctccctgccccctgagTTCATGCACGCCGTCGCCCACCAGATCACTCATGAGGCCATGGTGGCGGCTGTTGCCTCCGCGGCCGCAG GACAGCAGGTGCCAGGCTTCCCAACAGCTCCCACCCGGCTGGTGATTGCCCGGCCCACCCCTCCACAGGCTCGGCCTTCCCATCCTGGGGGGCCCCCGGTCTCGGGGGCTCTG CCGGGCGCTGGTTTGGGTACCAACGCCTCTTTAGCCCAGATGGTGAGCGGCCTCGTGGGGCAGCTTCTTATGCAGCCTGTCCTTGTGG CTCAGGGGACCCCAGGAATGGCTCCACCTCCAGCCCCTGCCACTGCGTCAGCCAGTTCCGGTACCACCAACACGGCTACCACAGCTGGCCCTGCCCCCGGGGGGCCTGCCCAGCCTCCGCCCCCTCAAGCCTCCGCCTCTGATCTTCAGTTCTCTCAGCTCCTGGGGAACCTGCTGGGGCCTGCTGGGCCGGGAACTGGAGGGCCTGGTGTGGCTTCTCCCACCATTACTGTGGCGATGCCTGGTGTGCCcgcctttctccagggcatgacAGACTTTTTGCAG GCAACACAAACAGctgctccccctcctcctccgcctccacccccaccaccccctccgGCCCCAGAGCAGCAGACAGCGCCCCCACCGGGGTCCCCTTCTGGTGGCAGCGGGAGTCCTGGCAGCGTGGGTCCTGAGAGCCTGCCATTGGAGTTCTTCACCTCAGTGGTGCAGGGTGTGCTGAGCTCACTGCTGGGCTCCCTGGGGGCGCGGGCTGGCAGCAGTGAGAGCATCGCTGCTTTCATACAGCGCCTCAGTGGGTCCAGCAACATCTTTGAGCCCGGGGCCGATGGGGCTCTCG gattcttcGGGGCCCTGCTCTCTCTTCTGTGCCAGAACTTTTCCATGGTGGATGTGGTGATGCTGCTCCACGGGCATTTCCAGCCCCTGCAGCGACTCCAGCCCCAGCTGCGGTCTTTCTTCCACCAGCACTACCTGGGTGGCCAGGAGCCCACACCTGGTAACATCCGG ACGGCAACCCACGCATTGATCACGGGGCTTGAAGAATATGTGCGGGAGAGTTTT TCTTTGGTGCAAGTTCAGCCAGGTGTGGACATCATCCGAACAAACCTGGAATTTCTCCAAGAGCAATTTAATAGCATTGCTGCTCATGTGATGCACTGCACAG ACAGTGGATTTGGGGCCCGATTGCTGGAGCTGTGTAACCAGGGCCTGTTTGAATGCTTGGCCCTGAACCTGCACTGCTTGGGGGGACAGCAGATGGAGCTTGCTGCTGTCATCAATGGCCGAATT CGTCGCATGTCTCGTGGAGTGAATCCATCCTTGGTGAGCTGGCTGACCACTATGATGGGACTGAGACTGCAGGTGGTACTGGAACACATGCCTGTAGGCCCTGATGCCATTCTCAGATATGTTCGCCGGGTTGGGGATCCCCCTCAG ACACTTCCTGAGGAGCCAATGGAAGTTCAGGGATCAGAGAGAACTTCCCCTGAGCCTCAG CGGGAGAATGCTTCCCCGGCCCCTGGAACAACAGCAGAAGAGGCCATGTCCCGAGGCCCACCTCCTGCTCCTGAGGGGGGCTCCCGAGACGAACAAGATGGCGCGTCCACTGAGACAGAACCTTGGGCAGCTGCAGTCCCCCCA GAATGGGTCCCTATTATCCAGCAGGACATTCAGAGCCAGCGCAAGGTGAAACCGCAGCCCCCCCTGAGCGATGCCTACCTCAGTGGTATGCCCGCCAAGAGACGCAAG ACGATGCAGGGTGAGGGCCCCCAGCTGCTTCTCTCAGAGGCCGTGAGCCGGGCAGCTAAGGCAGCCGGAGCTCGGCCCCTGACGAGCCCCGAGAGCCTGAGCCGGGACCTGGAGGCACCAGAGGTTCAGGAGAGCTACAGGCAGCAG CTCCGGGCTGACATACAAAAGCGACTGCAGGAAGACCCCAACTACAGCCCCCAGCGCTTCCCGAATGCCCAGAGGGCCTTTGCTGACGATCCCTAG